From the genome of Cytobacillus firmus, one region includes:
- the kynU gene encoding kynureninase encodes MDITREYAIGMDAGDDLSYREEFYIKEDGIYLDGNSLGLLSKRAEKSLLELLDSWKHHAIDGWTEGDNPWFYLSEKLGKELAPIVGANPEEVIVSGSTTVNLHQLVSTFYKPEGKRTKILADELNFPSDIYALQSQVKLKGYDPDEHLVQVKSADGHTLKEEDIVAAMTDEIALVVLPGVLYRSGQVLDMEYLTAEAHKRGIGIGFDLCHSVGSVPHSLSDWDVDFAFWCNYKHLNGGPGSTGGLFVNKRHFGQVPGLTGWFSSRKDKQFDMEHVLSAAEDAGAYQIGTPNIFSMAPIIGSLSMFNEAGMERIREKSLKLTGYMIELIQHELDGHGLILRNPLDEKKRGGHIYLEHPEAARICKALKAEGVIPDFRAPNGIRLAPVALYNTFEEVWKTVQILKGIMEEEKYKQYENKRGVVA; translated from the coding sequence ATGGATATTACACGAGAGTATGCAATCGGAATGGATGCTGGAGATGACCTGTCCTACCGGGAAGAGTTTTATATAAAAGAAGACGGAATTTATCTGGATGGCAATTCACTTGGACTGCTTTCAAAACGTGCGGAAAAGTCACTCCTCGAACTGCTGGATTCCTGGAAGCACCATGCTATTGACGGCTGGACAGAAGGGGACAATCCCTGGTTCTATCTTTCTGAAAAACTCGGAAAAGAATTGGCGCCAATCGTGGGAGCAAATCCGGAGGAAGTTATTGTAAGCGGTTCCACTACCGTTAACCTGCATCAGCTTGTCTCGACTTTTTATAAGCCGGAAGGAAAAAGAACGAAGATACTGGCGGATGAACTGAATTTTCCAAGCGATATTTATGCGCTGCAAAGCCAGGTTAAGCTGAAGGGCTATGATCCTGATGAGCATCTTGTCCAGGTAAAAAGCGCGGATGGCCATACGCTGAAGGAAGAAGACATTGTCGCGGCGATGACAGACGAAATCGCGCTAGTTGTCCTGCCGGGTGTTTTATACCGAAGCGGCCAGGTGCTGGATATGGAGTATCTGACTGCTGAAGCGCACAAGCGCGGGATTGGGATTGGCTTTGATCTATGCCATTCGGTTGGATCTGTCCCGCATTCCCTGAGTGATTGGGATGTGGATTTCGCGTTCTGGTGCAACTATAAGCATCTGAATGGCGGACCGGGCTCGACGGGAGGATTGTTTGTGAACAAGCGCCATTTTGGCCAGGTGCCGGGACTTACCGGCTGGTTCAGCTCCCGCAAGGATAAGCAGTTTGATATGGAACATGTGCTGTCAGCAGCAGAAGATGCGGGCGCATATCAGATCGGTACGCCGAATATCTTTAGCATGGCGCCAATTATTGGGTCACTCAGCATGTTTAATGAAGCTGGCATGGAAAGGATCCGGGAAAAATCGCTTAAACTGACTGGTTATATGATTGAGCTGATTCAGCATGAACTTGACGGACACGGATTGATCCTGCGCAACCCGCTTGATGAAAAGAAGCGCGGCGGCCATATTTACCTGGAGCACCCGGAAGCGGCGCGGATCTGCAAGGCGCTGAAGGCAGAGGGAGTCATCCCGGATTTCCGTGCGCCAAACGGAATCCGCCTGGCGCCGGTTGCTTTGTATAACACATTTGAAGAAGTGTGGAAAACGGTGCAAATTTTAAAAGGCATCATGGAAGAGGAAAAATACAAACAATATGAAAATAAGCGGGGAGTCGTAGCATGA
- a CDS encoding sodium-dependent transporter, protein MSTNREQWSSKFGFIMSSAGAAIGLGAIWKFPYVAGTSGGGAFLLMFIAFTILIGLPMLISEFIIGRGAQKEAVSAYYKLAPNSPWTITGKLGVVGCFLLLSFYSVVGGWVLIYTVLSIGGQIITPGAAYPELFGMITSTPSWTLMGLAAFLLINIVVITFGIQNGIEAASKYMMPLLFIFFIVLVVRALTLDGAMEGVKFFLNPDFSKITGESALYALGQSFFALAVGFSCMVTYSSYLDKKVSIPNSAGSVVIMNIIISVLAGLAIFPVVFAFGFEPAEGPGLLFMVLPAVFSQIPLGEMFLAIFLLLFLFATLTSSFSMLEIIVSAFIENGKHSRKKISWISGIVMFAAGIPAALSFSLLGDFTIFGKNIFDATDYLVSNILLPLGCLLIALFISFRMDKGLVKEEFLVGSDISQAMYTVWSILMKVVVPVTIVVVFLSTLGVI, encoded by the coding sequence ATGAGTACAAATCGAGAGCAATGGTCATCTAAATTCGGCTTTATCATGTCCTCGGCCGGTGCCGCGATTGGCCTGGGAGCGATCTGGAAGTTCCCGTATGTGGCCGGAACGAGCGGCGGCGGTGCCTTTTTGCTGATGTTTATCGCGTTTACGATTCTGATTGGTCTTCCGATGCTTATTTCAGAATTTATTATCGGGCGCGGGGCACAAAAAGAAGCGGTGTCTGCCTATTATAAGCTGGCGCCAAACAGTCCGTGGACCATTACCGGCAAGCTGGGCGTTGTCGGCTGCTTCCTGCTGCTGAGTTTTTATTCGGTTGTTGGGGGCTGGGTGCTGATTTACACAGTCCTGTCGATTGGCGGTCAAATCATTACGCCAGGTGCAGCCTATCCGGAACTGTTTGGCATGATCACTTCCACGCCAAGCTGGACACTAATGGGACTGGCTGCTTTTCTGCTAATTAACATTGTGGTCATCACATTCGGAATCCAAAACGGGATTGAAGCTGCAAGCAAATATATGATGCCGCTATTATTCATCTTTTTTATCGTGCTTGTGGTACGCGCACTGACACTGGATGGAGCGATGGAAGGAGTCAAGTTCTTCCTGAACCCGGACTTCAGCAAAATCACAGGGGAATCGGCTCTTTATGCATTGGGACAATCATTCTTTGCACTTGCAGTCGGCTTCTCATGCATGGTCACTTACAGCTCGTATCTGGATAAAAAAGTCAGCATCCCAAATTCAGCGGGCTCTGTTGTCATCATGAACATTATTATCTCTGTTTTGGCAGGATTGGCGATTTTCCCGGTTGTGTTTGCATTCGGATTTGAACCGGCGGAAGGCCCAGGGCTTCTGTTCATGGTCCTGCCGGCTGTCTTTTCACAGATCCCATTAGGGGAAATGTTCCTGGCGATCTTCCTGCTGCTTTTCTTATTTGCCACTTTGACATCATCGTTCAGCATGCTGGAAATCATCGTATCTGCATTCATCGAGAACGGAAAGCATTCCCGGAAAAAAATCTCCTGGATTTCCGGAATTGTCATGTTTGCCGCCGGAATTCCTGCTGCGCTGTCGTTCAGCCTGCTTGGGGATTTCACCATTTTCGGGAAAAATATTTTTGATGCAACCGACTACCTTGTAAGCAACATCCTGCTTCCGCTAGGCTGCCTGCTGATTGCCCTGTTTATTTCTTTTAGAATGGACAAAGGGCTTGTCAAAGAAGAATTTCTGGTTGGCAGCGACATTTCGCAAGCCATGTACACAGTGTGGAGCATTCTGATGAAAGTGGTTGTTCCGGTTACAATTGTGGTTGTGTTTTTGAGCACACTAGGAGTTATTTAA
- the htpX gene encoding protease HtpX, which yields MGKRIFYFLLTNVLVLLTISIIFSLIGGGNYINAQGGIDFGALLVFSAVIGFSGSFISLWMSRWMAKKMMNVQVLDPNGALSGAERDIVEKVHRLSRAAGLTHMPEVGIYHSPEVNAFATGPSKKRSLVAVSTGLLQEMDDDAIEGVIAHEVAHIANGDMVTMTLLQGVVNTFVVFLARIAAWVASRFVREEMAPIVHFIAVIVFQIAFSILGSLVVFAYSRHREFHADRGGADLAGKDKMTHALQMLKAYSNRIKGEEQTAISTLKINNRSKASLFSTHPDLDERIRRLSAK from the coding sequence ATGGGTAAACGTATTTTTTATTTTCTATTGACGAACGTGCTTGTTCTTTTGACAATCAGCATTATTTTCTCGCTGATTGGCGGAGGTAATTACATTAATGCCCAAGGCGGCATTGATTTCGGCGCATTGCTTGTATTCAGTGCGGTCATTGGCTTCTCTGGCTCCTTCATTTCTCTGTGGATGTCCCGCTGGATGGCCAAGAAAATGATGAATGTCCAGGTGCTGGATCCGAACGGTGCCCTTTCAGGAGCTGAACGGGACATCGTGGAGAAAGTTCACCGCCTTTCAAGAGCGGCAGGCTTAACACATATGCCGGAAGTCGGGATCTATCACTCTCCTGAAGTGAACGCTTTTGCGACAGGTCCTTCGAAAAAACGCTCGCTTGTGGCAGTTTCAACTGGACTGCTGCAGGAAATGGACGACGATGCCATTGAAGGTGTTATCGCCCATGAGGTGGCACATATTGCAAACGGAGACATGGTCACCATGACCCTTCTCCAGGGGGTTGTCAACACATTCGTTGTCTTCCTTGCCAGAATCGCGGCGTGGGTGGCATCCCGTTTTGTCAGAGAAGAGATGGCGCCAATTGTGCATTTCATCGCGGTAATCGTGTTCCAGATCGCCTTCTCGATCCTTGGAAGTCTTGTCGTCTTCGCCTACTCCCGCCATCGCGAGTTCCATGCGGACCGCGGCGGTGCTGACCTGGCCGGCAAAGACAAAATGACACATGCCCTGCAGATGCTGAAGGCCTACTCCAACCGCATCAAGGGAGAAGAACAGACGGCTATTTCCACTTTGAAAATTAATAACAGAAGCAAAGCTTCCCTTTTCTCAACCCATCCTGATTTGGATGAGCGCATTAGACGGCTGAGTGCAAAGTAA
- a CDS encoding SAM-dependent methyltransferase encodes MKDFDDWLDIQTHGDQKGFHKSFHYHRYEPTPYEGLEKLFSEYTLKSSDRLVDFGCGKGRLPFYIHHTFRASAAGVEMNDDFYHEAMKNLRTYKGEKAGISFYKILAQEYEITPQDTHFYFFNPFSVQIFMKVVNNILRSAEGSPRKMDIILYYPSEDYLFYLENSTPFELIKEVALKGDENERFLVYRFNQTFD; translated from the coding sequence ATGAAGGACTTTGACGACTGGCTGGATATCCAAACACACGGCGACCAAAAAGGGTTTCACAAATCCTTTCACTATCACCGCTACGAACCTACTCCTTATGAGGGCCTGGAAAAACTGTTCAGTGAATACACGCTGAAAAGCAGTGACCGCCTCGTGGACTTCGGCTGCGGAAAGGGCCGGCTTCCGTTTTACATACACCATACCTTTCGGGCTTCCGCTGCAGGTGTGGAAATGAATGATGACTTCTACCATGAGGCAATGAAAAATCTCCGGACGTACAAAGGGGAAAAAGCAGGAATCAGCTTTTATAAGATCCTGGCTCAGGAGTATGAAATCACTCCGCAGGACACTCATTTTTACTTTTTCAATCCGTTTTCGGTGCAGATTTTTATGAAAGTCGTCAATAATATACTCCGCTCAGCCGAAGGCAGCCCGCGCAAAATGGATATTATTCTGTACTACCCTTCAGAGGATTATTTATTTTATCTGGAAAACAGCACCCCATTTGAGCTGATCAAAGAGGTGGCACTTAAGGGTGATGAAAACGAGCGATTCCTGGTCTATCGTTTCAATCAAACGTTTGATTGA
- the kynA gene encoding tryptophan 2,3-dioxygenase — translation MSNEKHQDVNATTSEKSIHTDFTNNMTYGEYLQLDKILSAQNRLSGHHDEMLFIVIHQVSELWMKLILHEMGAAIESIENNDLSTAQKRLARVSKTQSQIIQAWDVLSTLTPSEYMEFRDSLGQASGFQSYQYRMVEFALGYKTEHVLKIYQKDPELHAKLTEAFEKPGLYDVAIRALHKAGLPVDEDILNRDVTRTYKENDSVRAAWMTVYKNPEKYWELYELAEKLVDIEDWLQQWRFRHMKTVERIIGFKMGTGGSSGVGYLKKVLDQRFFPELWDIRTEL, via the coding sequence ATGAGCAACGAAAAACACCAGGACGTAAACGCGACAACCTCTGAAAAGAGTATCCATACAGATTTCACCAACAACATGACATACGGCGAATACCTGCAGCTGGACAAAATCCTATCCGCGCAAAACAGGCTTTCCGGACATCATGATGAGATGCTGTTCATCGTCATCCACCAGGTGAGCGAGCTGTGGATGAAGCTGATTCTTCATGAAATGGGCGCAGCCATCGAATCGATTGAAAACAATGACTTATCCACAGCACAGAAAAGATTGGCGCGCGTTTCGAAGACGCAATCACAGATTATTCAGGCGTGGGATGTGCTGTCCACATTGACCCCGTCCGAGTATATGGAGTTCCGCGACTCGCTCGGCCAGGCATCTGGCTTCCAATCCTACCAGTATCGTATGGTAGAATTTGCGTTAGGCTACAAAACTGAGCATGTTCTAAAAATCTACCAAAAAGATCCGGAGCTGCATGCCAAGTTAACGGAAGCGTTTGAAAAGCCGGGCCTATACGATGTGGCCATCCGCGCGCTTCACAAAGCAGGCCTGCCAGTTGATGAAGACATTCTGAACAGAGATGTAACCAGAACATACAAAGAAAATGATTCTGTCCGCGCAGCCTGGATGACTGTGTATAAAAATCCTGAAAAGTACTGGGAGTTATACGAACTTGCGGAAAAACTTGTGGATATCGAAGATTGGCTCCAGCAGTGGCGCTTCCGCCATATGAAAACGGTGGAACGTATTATCGGCTTTAAGATGGGCACAGGCGGTTCATCCGGTGTAGGCTATTTGAAAAAAGTATTGGATCAGCGCTTCTTCCCAGAACTTTGGGATATCCGCACAGAGCTGTAA
- a CDS encoding MerR family transcriptional regulator, giving the protein MYKISEFSEMTGLTKETLRYYAEVKLLEPAFIDSKNNYRYYDDGSYFLAILLIKLRRLGFTIQEMISVMEDESFANLDALLMQKRKLIEKQMKELQGQIEEIDAFLESGKEVES; this is encoded by the coding sequence ATGTACAAGATTAGCGAGTTTTCGGAAATGACCGGGTTAACGAAGGAAACATTGCGATATTACGCAGAAGTAAAGCTGCTGGAACCCGCTTTTATTGACTCAAAAAACAATTACCGGTATTACGATGACGGCAGCTACTTTTTGGCTATCCTTTTAATAAAGCTAAGAAGATTAGGCTTCACCATTCAGGAAATGATTTCTGTGATGGAGGATGAATCATTCGCCAATCTGGATGCATTGCTGATGCAAAAAAGAAAGCTGATCGAGAAGCAGATGAAGGAGCTTCAAGGTCAGATAGAGGAAATCGATGCCTTTTTGGAATCGGGGAAGGAGGTAGAATCGTGA
- a CDS encoding STAS domain-containing protein translates to MEATYKETSDIAGFIVANRENFQQKLLSEAVNVASKISEILQRGNIDLLKNAERLALYVAENKEEELIAFARQEGVAWAEHSLTLSFKLEWVQAIRRTLWHFLFQYDKVKGQDKAPEDFYNMEKEVNDHVDQFLNNFFISYSDYKDEMLKSQRKLVEHLSVPIIPVSTSVAVLPLIGMIDSYRIQTIEEKVLMDISSIKIQTLIMDLSGIADMEVDVIVHFKKILSGIRMMGCDAVITGLRAELVRKMIHAGVSFESQAETKGTLQQTLREYLVIEPKK, encoded by the coding sequence ATGGAAGCAACCTACAAAGAAACAAGCGATATTGCGGGATTTATTGTTGCGAATCGTGAGAACTTTCAGCAAAAATTATTGTCAGAGGCTGTGAATGTAGCCTCTAAGATCAGTGAAATTCTGCAAAGAGGGAATATTGATCTTTTAAAAAATGCAGAAAGATTGGCTTTATATGTTGCGGAAAATAAAGAAGAAGAACTGATTGCTTTTGCCAGACAGGAAGGCGTTGCCTGGGCTGAGCATTCCCTGACGCTTTCTTTTAAACTGGAATGGGTGCAGGCGATCCGGCGGACTTTGTGGCACTTCCTGTTCCAGTATGACAAAGTTAAGGGGCAGGACAAGGCGCCTGAGGATTTTTATAATATGGAAAAAGAGGTCAATGATCATGTCGATCAATTTTTAAATAACTTCTTTATCAGCTATTCTGATTATAAAGATGAAATGCTTAAATCACAGCGCAAACTGGTGGAGCATTTGTCCGTGCCGATTATTCCGGTCAGCACGTCTGTCGCTGTACTGCCGCTGATTGGCATGATTGATTCGTACCGGATTCAGACGATTGAAGAGAAAGTTCTGATGGATATCTCATCGATTAAAATCCAGACCTTAATAATGGATCTTTCCGGAATTGCAGATATGGAAGTTGATGTTATTGTCCACTTCAAAAAGATTTTGAGCGGCATTAGGATGATGGGCTGTGATGCAGTAATTACCGGTCTTAGAGCTGAGCTTGTCCGCAAAATGATCCATGCTGGTGTTTCGTTCGAGAGCCAGGCGGAAACAAAGGGAACATTGCAGCAGACCTTACGGGAATATTTAGTGATTGAACCTAAAAAATAG
- a CDS encoding DUF378 domain-containing protein: MNGFQRIALVLTIIGAINWGLIGFFQFDLVASLFGGQDAMLSRIVYGLVGIAGLINLGLLFKPSREYDREPESRPVR, encoded by the coding sequence ATGAACGGATTCCAGCGTATTGCACTTGTACTAACGATTATAGGAGCCATTAATTGGGGGCTGATTGGATTTTTCCAATTTGATTTAGTTGCCAGCTTATTCGGAGGACAGGATGCAATGTTATCAAGAATAGTCTATGGATTAGTGGGAATTGCCGGTCTCATCAATCTCGGTCTCCTCTTTAAACCAAGCCGCGAATATGACAGAGAACCTGAATCAAGGCCTGTACGATAA
- the kynB gene encoding arylformamidase — MMKKGWIDISQPLTSGIAHWPGDTPFSYETAFTKEQTGSVNIGRITTSLHTGTHVDAPFHFNDEGEKILDLDIELYIGPARVIDVSAYETVDSEVLNGFNLEGVERVLLRTAVPNNSEVFPNRIPELTPDMADFLGSKGVRLLGVDVPSVDALDSKEMETHHALYRNGIHILENIMLDDVEEGKYELIALPLPIKEGDGSPVRAVIRPI; from the coding sequence ATGATGAAAAAAGGCTGGATTGATATTTCACAGCCGCTCACCAGCGGCATCGCCCACTGGCCCGGTGATACGCCCTTCAGCTATGAAACGGCTTTTACAAAAGAACAAACCGGCTCTGTCAATATTGGCCGGATTACGACCAGCCTGCATACCGGCACCCATGTGGATGCGCCGTTCCACTTTAATGACGAAGGCGAAAAGATATTGGACCTGGACATCGAGCTGTATATCGGGCCAGCGCGTGTGATTGATGTATCTGCCTATGAAACGGTGGATTCGGAAGTTCTGAACGGATTTAATCTCGAAGGCGTGGAACGTGTCCTGCTTAGGACGGCGGTTCCGAATAATTCGGAAGTGTTTCCGAATCGGATCCCTGAACTTACGCCAGATATGGCCGACTTCCTTGGCAGTAAAGGGGTTCGCCTGCTCGGAGTGGATGTGCCATCCGTCGATGCGCTCGACAGCAAAGAGATGGAAACACACCATGCTTTATATCGAAATGGCATTCATATTCTGGAAAATATCATGCTGGATGATGTAGAAGAAGGAAAATATGAGCTAATTGCCCTGCCTCTCCCGATAAAAGAAGGAGATGGCAGCCCGGTGCGGGCGGTTATTCGGCCGATTTAA
- a CDS encoding TetR/AcrR family transcriptional regulator — protein MTNPIDQLPARQQQALKTRQKLLQAGKEVFLENGFQKATISQVIKKAKTGYGTAYVYFKNKDELFITLMEDLMNQFYEVAEMPFKPQAKEEAYENIKKQVRLFLQLALDERDMMKVVKEAIGVSSEIEEKWYGIRERFIERISVDIRYAQAQKLAKEHLDPALTARGWFYSNEMFMWELVMNEEKYQMDDVIVNLTRMYTGGLYE, from the coding sequence ATGACGAACCCGATCGATCAATTGCCGGCAAGGCAGCAGCAGGCCCTGAAAACACGCCAAAAGCTTCTCCAGGCCGGAAAAGAAGTTTTTCTCGAAAACGGTTTCCAAAAAGCAACCATCTCCCAAGTGATTAAAAAAGCTAAAACAGGCTACGGCACGGCGTACGTCTATTTTAAAAATAAAGACGAGCTTTTCATTACCTTAATGGAAGATCTCATGAACCAATTTTACGAAGTGGCAGAGATGCCCTTTAAGCCACAGGCCAAAGAAGAGGCCTATGAAAATATTAAGAAGCAGGTAAGGCTGTTCCTGCAGCTGGCTTTGGACGAGCGGGATATGATGAAGGTCGTAAAAGAGGCAATCGGCGTCTCATCTGAGATAGAGGAAAAATGGTACGGAATCCGCGAACGCTTCATCGAGCGGATTTCAGTCGATATCCGCTACGCACAGGCACAAAAGCTTGCCAAAGAACACCTCGATCCGGCCCTTACCGCGAGAGGCTGGTTTTATTCAAATGAGATGTTCATGTGGGAGCTGGTTATGAATGAGGAGAAGTATCAGATGGATGACGTGATTGTGAATTTGACGAGGATGTATACGGGCGGGCTGTACGAATAA
- a CDS encoding DUF1836 domain-containing protein, whose translation MELFQLSRKSMADFLLSLKGEGELSPKQILQQAWAAAHVKKGISTEAFLDTKMPAIFEKLLRADLQRIGFSINEIAALGNQIEFTHLSSTAVQNWVKRDVKNLIGSPQIGKKYSVDQAAMLFIVEDLKATLDFDSIRKILDLLFNDLDDRSDDLIEPIPFYSAYAAIFEKAHHHNILGENMHDGIERCIKQEALQTLDSFQDFTDQQKDIVSNILVTASLTVLSAYYKSMTKKYVTATLFLNG comes from the coding sequence TTGGAATTATTCCAGCTATCAAGGAAAAGCATGGCTGATTTCCTGCTGTCGCTGAAGGGGGAAGGGGAGCTTTCACCCAAACAAATCCTTCAGCAGGCATGGGCAGCCGCTCATGTAAAAAAAGGAATATCAACGGAAGCTTTTCTCGATACGAAAATGCCGGCCATATTTGAAAAATTGCTGCGGGCAGATTTGCAGAGAATCGGCTTTTCCATCAATGAAATTGCCGCACTGGGGAACCAGATTGAATTCACCCATTTATCTTCTACGGCGGTACAGAATTGGGTGAAGCGGGATGTGAAGAACCTGATTGGCAGTCCTCAGATCGGCAAAAAATATTCAGTCGACCAGGCTGCCATGCTTTTTATCGTGGAGGATCTGAAAGCGACACTCGATTTCGATTCTATCCGGAAAATTCTGGATCTCCTTTTTAATGATCTCGATGACAGGTCAGACGATTTGATTGAGCCGATCCCATTTTATTCTGCTTACGCGGCTATTTTTGAAAAAGCCCATCATCATAATATATTAGGCGAAAACATGCATGATGGCATTGAGAGATGCATCAAGCAGGAAGCCTTGCAGACATTGGATAGCTTTCAGGATTTTACGGATCAGCAGAAAGACATCGTTTCGAATATTCTTGTAACGGCCTCCCTCACCGTATTATCGGCCTACTACAAGTCGATGACAAAGAAATATGTAACGGCTACCTTGTTTTTAAATGGGTAA